The following proteins come from a genomic window of Drosophila sulfurigaster albostrigata strain 15112-1811.04 chromosome X, ASM2355843v2, whole genome shotgun sequence:
- the LOC133848938 gene encoding probable dolichyl pyrophosphate Glc1Man9GlcNAc2 alpha-1,3-glucosyltransferase encodes MSGYFWQLVGISTALKVLLLPAHYSTDFEVHRNWLAITHSLPLDRWYVDATSEWTLDYPPFFAYFEWLLSQLAKYVDPAMLVVQNLKYASAETVYFQKISVIVMDMIYVLGVRSALAALGVVKSTQQHIAGCMLLLLNVGLIFVDHIHFQYNGFLFGLLLLSVSALLRQRFLWCAFSFAVLLNFKHIFLYMAPAFAVYLLKFYCLGKQSQQFVLSIAKLLAVGLTPFVLSFGPFWRQLPQLILRLFPFKRGLTHAYWAPNIWALYNTADKLAVVALKRTPPNAMSSTSSGLVQEVKHIVLPNITPGTTFVLTLLFMLPILLKLFLSKTKEQARLVFLRAVVLCACSSFMFGWHVHEKAILMCLIPMCLLAVVDRRDAKYAFILSVAGYFSLLPLLFEVDLLVPRYALYLAYMAMFYGQLERIYKATKLGLHLLECIYFLGFLTIPLYEHLFSRLFGVHQQLPFMPLLLTSLYSSLGVLYFFVRYYIYALDIAWPSWPSLTKRRAPQVKFSAAKRKRKTK; translated from the exons ATGAGCGGATACTTTTGGCAATTGGTTGGCATAAGCACAGCACTAAAAGTGCTATTGCTGCCAGCGCA tTATTCGACCGACTTTGAGGTACATCGCAATTGGTTGGCAATAACACACAGTTTGCCACTGGATCGCTGGTATGTGGATGCCACAAGCGAATGGACACTTGACTATCCACCATTCTTTGCCTACTTCGAGTGGCTGCTCTCCCAGCTGGCCAAATATGTCGATCCCGCGATGCTTGTGGTGCAGAATTTGAAATATGCCTCGGCGGAAActgtttattttcaaaagatCTCGGTGATTGTGATGGATATGATCTATGTGCTAGGCGTACGCTCCGCGCTCGCTGCCCTGGGCGTGGTAAAGTCCACACAACAACATATTGCCGGctgcatgttgctgctgctcaatgtGGGATTAATCTTTGTGGATCACATACACTTCCAGTACAATGGATTCCTCTTtggcctgctgctgttgagcgTGAGTGCGCTGCTCAGGCAGCGCTTTCTGTGGTGCGCCTTCAGCTTTGCAGTCCTACTCAACTTTAAGCACATCTTCCTATATATGGCGCCCGCTTTTGCTGTCTATCTGCTCAAGTTCTATTGCCTGGGCAAGCAGAGCCAGCAATTTGTGCTTTCCATTGCCAAACTTTTGGCTGTGGGTCTAACGCCATTCGTGCTTTCGTTTGGTCCCTTTTGGCGTCAGCTCCCACAGCTAATCTTGCGTCTGTTTCCCTTCAAGCGAGGCCTAACTCACGCATACTGGGCTCCAAACATTTGGGCGCTCTACAATACAGCTGATAAGTTGGCTGTGGTCGCGTTAAAACGCACTCCACCCAACGCGATGTCGTCGACGAGCTCGGGACTGGTGCAGGAGGTGAAACACATTGTACTGCCCAACATCACGCCGGGCACAACGTTTGTGCTCACGCTACTCTTCATGTTGCCCATTCTGCTGAAGCTCTTTCTCAGTAAGACAAAAGA ACAAGCCAGGCTGGTGTTTCTACGTGCTGTGGTGTTGTGCGCCTGCTCCTCGTTCATGTTTGGTTGGCATGTGCACGAGAAGGCAATCCTAATGTGCCTTATACCAATGTG TCTTCTTGCTGTCGTCGATCGACGTGATGCCAAGTACGCCTTCATTCTATCTGTCGCCGGCTATTTCtcgctgttgccgctgctctTTGAGGTGGATCTTCTGGTGCCACGCTATGCTCTCTACTTGGCCTACATGGCCATGTTCTATGGCCAGCTGGAGCGTATCTATAAGGCCACCAAGCTGGGGCTCCACCTACTCGAGTGCATCTATTTCCTGGGCTTCCTCACCATTCCACTGTACGAGCACTTGTTTAGTCGCTTGTTTGGCGTCCATCAGCAATTGCCGTTTATGCCGCTGCTGCTCACCTCATTGTATTCATCGCTGGGCGTGTTGTATTTCTTTGTGCGTTACTACATCTATGCTTTGGACATTGCGTGGCCAAGTTGGCCGAGTTTGACCAAACGCCGTGCGCCGCAAGTGAAATTCTCGGCAGCGAAACGCAAACgtaaaaccaaataa
- the LOC133848942 gene encoding ataxin-1-like has product MNFSLQLQLPRNRSSELNMSTTMQMQHDAANQQSHDKSCFHKGSYIELSTGVMRRVEDIRTEDFIQSALRSPHFQLLEATVVKIDRTSAGSNIIITFSYGTQHLKVNMEVTASHPLFVYGQGWASCDPQLSLQLYALKCQQLQVGDICLSLVAQPEQPPLPPPPPSLPMAGNYAFDTSSRHPYQMYAEMANIVAAYTQHLIGKMRN; this is encoded by the exons ATGAACTTCAGTCTTCAATTGCAACTCCCGAGGAACAGATCGTCAGAGCTGAATATGAGTACAACGATGCAGATGCAACACGATGCTGCAAA TCAACAATCGCACGATAAAAGTTGCTTCCACAAGGGCTCCTACATTGAGCTATCCACAGGTGTGATGCGCCGTGTGGAGGACATTCGTACGGAGGACTTTATACAATCGGCGCTGCGTAGTCCGCATTTTCAGCTGTTGGAGGCGACAGTGGTTAAAATTGATCGAACTTCTGCTGGTTCCAACATCATCATTACCTTCAGCTATGGAACGCAGCATTTAAAG GTCAATATGGAGGTGACGGCATCACATCCGTTGTTTGTCTATGGCCAGGGTTGGGCCTCCTGTGATCCGCAATTGTCACTGCAGCTGTATGCGTTGAAGTGCCAACAGCTGCAGGTGGGCGATATTTGTTTGTCGTTAGTGGCACAGCCGGAACAGCCTCCACtgccgccgccaccaccgTCGCTGCCTATGGCTGGAAATTATGCATTTGACACCAGTTCCAGGCATCCGTATCAAATGTACGCGGAGATGGCGAATATTGTGGCAGCTTACACTCAGCACTTGATTGGTAAAATGCGCAACTGA